The genomic segment GAGCGCCATGGCCGATCGCCTGGGTGATCAGCAGTTTGGTCCGGCGCTGATGGTGCGCTTCGAGCTGGAAGTGCTGTCGGAACTGGGCTTCCGTCTCGACCTGTCGCAATGCGCGGCGACGGGAACGAATGACGCTTTGATCTACGTGTCGCCGAAGACGGGGCGTGCCGTCAGCGCCAGCGCTGGCGAGCCCTATAAGGATCGACTGCTGCCGCTGCCGGCTTTCCTGCATTCCATGTCCTGGCAATATGCGCCCAGCAAAGCGGAGATTGCCGATGGCTTTCGCCTGACGGGGTATTTTCTCGACCGCGATGTGCTGCAGCCGCGCGGCGGGAGCGATAAGCTGGTGCGCCGCAGTTATCTCGCTGCCGCGGGACTGACGTCGGGCGATCTCTCCGGCACCGGTCATTGAGCACACGGCTGCATCATGGTTGCAGATCCCAGTTGCGATCTTGCACGGGCAGGGCGCGCATCAATCGGACGAATTCTTCCGCATCGGGTGTCGTGAGCCAAATCAGTGTGGCGAGCCGAGAAGGGCAGGACATCGGATGGGTGCGTGGCCTGTCCCGTCCGGCGACTGGGACAACTGCTTTCCAGATGCCGAGAGCAGTCTCTACCGCATGGGGCGCGCGTTTGAGATCGATCGGGGCGTGTGCCGGTCGTCCACGGACTAAAACTTGTTCTTCGCGGGACATGTGGCTTCTCCTGCGGGCTGAATGAACCGCAGGTTAGGAGTGGTTGGATTTCTTCAGCACACCGGTTCTTGCTGTCGAATCGAAGATTCATCGGTCCGGTTCGATACCAGGGCAATATTCGGAGTTTGATGGGCGTTGTCTCGACCTAGGTCTGCTTCCGCTCGCGCCGATGCGAGCTGACAGGAGATCGAGATGTCCAAGATTGATGATAACAAGGCCGTTGTCGGCCGTTGGTTCACCGAGTTCTGGGGCGAAGAATGCAACCTCGACGTCGTCGACGAAATTGCCGCGCCCGACATGCTGCTGCGCTATTCGCTGCATGAACCGCGCCGTGGCCATGCCGACATCAAGGCTTTCATGACCGACTTCCGCGCCGCTTTTCCCGATCTCAAATTCTGGGGAACGGCCGATCTGATCGCAGAGGGCGACTATGTCGTTGGCCAATGGGAAGGCGGCGGCACTCACACGGGCGCGGCCTTCAGCGACTTTCTCGTCGGATCGCTGCCGGCGGCAAGTGGGCGCAAGATGCACTTCACCGGGACCACGGTGCTGAAGATCGAAAACGGCAGGATCGTTTCCGAGATCGGTCTCGATGACGGCGTGACGGCTCTGACGCAGCTGGACCTGATCCGGCAGCTGGCCTGACAGCCTTCGGCCCGCATGCGCAACATGCGGGCCGTTCTATTTATTCCGCCCATTCCTCGTCCGTCGTGAAGACGATGGTGAGCCAGCGATCCGACGTGTCGCCGCCGATCGACTCGCCGATTTCATCGCGGAGGCGGTCCCATTCCTCCAACCGCTTTGCCGGCCAGCCCGTTGGCACGATGAAATAGAGCTCGATCTGGCGGCCGCGTCCGACCCGGGCGACATAGGCGCGATAGGAGGCGAAGCCGTAGCGCGCGACGATGTTTTCGGCGATTTCGTCGACGTGCTGTTTGAGTTCCGCCGGCGTCACCAGCAGGATATCGGCCAGCGCCTGTCGCACCGTGCCGAGGGGAATGGGGATCACCACAAGGCAGACGACCGCAAGAATGGCCGGATCGACATAAGGCGACATCCACTGCAAGTGGGTGCCCTGGATGAAATAGCCGAAGATGAAGGCGACCAGCAGGGCGGCGGTCAAGGCCGCCGACATCACCCACGCCTTGGCATCCATGGCGAGAAAATCCGAACGGATCGTCTTGTTCGCGCGCTTGCCATAGATGGCCATGCCGACGGAGAGCACGACGGTCACCACGGCATAGATGATCGCCATATTGAAGCTCAGCACGCGCCCGCCCGACAGGATGCTGCCGATGGCGTTGATGAGGGCATAGATCGAGGCGCCGATCAGCAAGATGCCGTTGAGGCCGAGCACCATGGGCTCGAGATGCCAGAAGCCCATAGTGAAGGTTTCGACGAGCTTGCTCTTCTTGGTGCCGATGGCCGTCGAGGCGGCGATGAGATTGGTCACCAGAAGCGACAGAACGGTCATACTGGCGTCGGTTAGGGCGTAGAGGCCATCGAAGACGATGGAATACGAGCCCGACAGCAGGCCGAAGAGGATGCCAAATCCGGCCAGGAAGAAGGTCATGACGATGGAGAAGCGAAGGACGCTCTGTTCGGTCTTCATCGTGCGGTCCTTCCGGGATTCGACCCCACATTTATAGTTCAAACTGTGATGACGGCGTGAATGCTCCGGGTTGCCCAGATCCGGAACGTGGGGCTTTCAGCGTAATCGGGTGGTTTTCAGCGCCGAGGCGGCCAACATGGGAGCCTGATTTCGGAGGCGGCCGCGCGGCAGCGGTGTGCCGCGCCAATCCGCATAGAGCCGGCCGATGACCATATTTTTGAAGAAACAAACGATTTCGCAAGCATTTGGCGGCGATGATGGGCGCTGGACGCAGATTTTGGCGCGCGACCGTAATGCGGACGGTCAGTTTTGGTATTCAGTCTATACGACTGGTATCTATTGTCGCCCCTCCTGTCCCTCCCGTGCCGCCAACCCCAAAAACGTGCGTATTCACGCCACTTTGGCCGATGCGAAGGCGACGGGCTTCCGGCCTTGCCGACGCTGCAATCCCGATGGCGCCTCGGTCGTGGATGATCAGGCGGCGCTCGTCGCGCGGGCCTGCCGCATCATCGAGGCGAGCGAGGAGGAGCCGGCATTGGCCGATCTGGCGCGGGCGCTCGGGCGCAGCGCCGGCTATTTCCACCGGCTGTTCAAGGCGACGACCGGCCTGACGCCGAAGGACTATGCCGCCGCGCAGCGCGCCAAGAAGGTGCGGCTGGCCCTGGCGCAGGGAAGTGGCGTGACCGAGGCGATCTATGATGCCGGCTTCAATTCGAGCGGCCGCTTCTACGAGCAAGCTGTGGGCATGCTCGGCATGACACCGACGCGCTATCGTGCCGGCGGCGCGCATGAAGACATTCGCTTCGCGGTCGGCCAGTCCTCGCTCGGGGCGATCCTCGTCGCTTCGACCCGCAAAGGCGTCGCCGCCATCCTGTTCGGCGACGACCCGGATCAACTCGTGCGCGATCTTCAGGATCGTTTCCCGAATGCCAGCTTGATTGGCGGCGATGCCGATTACGAGACGCTGGTGGCGCGTGTCGTCGGCTTTGTCGAAGCGCCGCGGCTGGGGCTCGATCTGCCGCTCGACGTGCGGGGCACTGCGTTTCAACAGCGGGTGTGGCAGGCGTTGCAGGATATTCCTGTCGGCGAGACGATGTCTTATGCGGAACTCGCCCGCCGGATCGGCAGGCCTAGTGCGGTGCGCGCCGTCGCTGGCGCCTGTGCGGCCAATCCGTTGGCCGTGGCGATCCCGTGTCATCGTGTCGTCAGAACCGATGGCGCGCTGTCTGGCTATGCCTGGGGTGTCGAGCGGAAGCGAGCCTTGCTCGATCGCGAAGCGCATCCCTTCGTTGAGCGGGCGCAGCGCCAATGATCACCAGGCCCGCGCGGCAGGCGCGGAGCATTGCCACGCTCCGTGTCATCAGGCGCGACGATCCGGACAAGGCGCTTGTTCTGTCGATGATCGAGCGGCTGGTTCGGCGCGGGTTCGCTAAGCGGCGCGCTCTCGACAATGGCGATTTCGAGGTTCGCTTTCACAGCGGCGAGGTCTTTCTTCTGGGCGACGCCGATGTCACCCGCATTCGCTGAAGGGCGGGGCATGTGCTCAGAAATGACGAGATGAATTTGCAAAAGTCGATTTGCAAAAGTCGATTTGAAAGCAAGGACCGGAGTGTGGCCCTACGTTCGCGCCTCTAGAGTCAGCCTTGTCGCAACACAGGAGTGACGAAGATGAAACATGTTGAAATCGAGCGTCTCGTTTACGCGACGGCTGAGACCGCGCTGGGGACGGTTCTGGTGGCGCGCGATAGCGGCGCTATCCGGGCGATCCTGATCGGGGACGATGCCGAAGCGGTTCGTGCGGAACTGGCAACGCAGTTCGGTGCCGGTCTCATCGAGGATGAAGCACGGCTGCGCGCCGATCTTACCAGGGTTCGCCGCCATATCGAAAACCCGAATGAAGCTCTCGATCTGGCGTTGACGATGCATGGCACGTCGTTTCAAAAACGCGTTTGGGCGGCGATCCGCCAGGTGCCTGTTGGATCGACGATCACCTATACCGAACTGGCGCAGCGGATCGGTGCGCCCCAGGCGGTGCGGGCCGTTGGCAGCGCCTGCGCGGCGAATGTCACGGCGTTGGCCATTCCTTGCCATCGCGTGATCCGCAGCGACGGGACGCTCGCCAGCTATCGCTGGGGCGTCAACCGCAAGCGGCGACTGCTCGATCTGGAGGCGGCCGCGTGACCCGTCTTTCGATTGAAGACCGTATCGGCGCGGCCGACTGGATGTCGGCCGCTGACGATCTCGATGCGCAGGGCTGGACGGTTCTGCCGAAGCTTTTGCAGGATGGCGAATGCGATGCCATCGCCGCTCTCTATGGCACGGGCGGCGAAATGTTCCGCAGCCGGGTGGTGATGGCGCGCCATGGCTTTGGCCAGGGCGAATATCGCTATTTCGCTTATCCGCTACCAAGCCTGATCCAGGATCTACGCACGGCGGTCTATCCGCGTCTCGCTCCGCTCGCCAACCGCTGGCACGCGCGCATGGGGATGCCGGCGCGCTTTCCCGAGGATCACGCGGAGTTTCTCACGCGCTGTCATGAAGCCGGGCAAAAGCGGCCGACGCCGTTGCTGTTGCAATATGGGCCGGGCGACTACAATTGCCTGCATCAGGATCTTTATGGCGAGCATGTCTTTCCGCTACAGCTCGTGGTGCTCCTGTCGCAACCGGGAGCGGATTTTCAGGGCGGCGAATTCGTCCTCACCGAACAGCGCCCGCGCATGCAGACGCGTCCCGCCGTGGTGCCCTTGAACAAGGGCGATGCGGCGATCTTCGCGGTCAACAGCCGCCCGCAAAAAGGCACACGGGGCGATTATCGTGTGGCTCTGCGCCATGGCGTCAGCAAGCTGCGGGAAGGCCACCGCCACACGCTGGGCGTCATCTTCCACGATGCGACATAGGTTGTGGTTGCTGTCATGAATGATCTCTTCGAGAACGATCTCTTCGACACAACGCGGGCAGATGTTTCGCTCGGGCCGGGCGCTGTGGTTCTCGCAGGGTTTGTCCGTGCCGAAGCGGAAGCCTTGTTGACTGCCGTTGCGGCGATCGCGCAAGCCGCGCCGTTCCGGCATCTGATCACGCCGGGCGGCTGGAAAATGTCCGTGGCGATGACCAATTGCGGCCAACTCGGCTGGGTCAGCGATCGCAGGGGCTATCGTTATGATCCGCTTGATCCTGAGTCCGGCCGGCCCTGGCGGGTGATGCCGCCGCTGTTTCTCGATCTGGCGCGACGGGCGGCGGCGCAGGTGGGCTTTGCCGACTTCGCGCCAGAGGCCTGCCTGATCAATCGCTATGTGCCGGGCGCGCGGTTGACCTTGCATCAGGATCGCAACGAGCGCGATCTCGACGAACCGATCGTCTCCGTCTCGCTCGGCTTGCCGGCGACGTTCCTCTGGGGTGGCCTGTCACGCGCCGACAAAACGCGCCGCCTGCGCCTCGTCCATGGCGATGTGGTGGTCTGGGGCGGGCCGGCGCGCATGACGTTTCATGGCGTCGACACCCTGCGCGATGGTGATCATCCGATGACGGGTGCCGTGCGCTACAATCTGACGTTCCGGCGCGCCGGCTAAAGCAATGCGCGTTTTGCGACTTCGACGAGATAGCTCGACGCGCGCGGCAGGATGGCGTCGTTGAAATCGTAATGTGGGCTGTGCAATTCGCGGCCGCCATCGGTCGGGCCATTGCCGATCCAGACGAAGGCGCCCGGCACTTCATTCAAGAAACAGGCGAAGTCTTCGCCGGTCATGGCGGGCGGCAGATCGCGGCGCAGGGCGCCACCGACGGCGGCGGCCGTGGCGGCGAGGTCGGCTTCGGCCGCATGATTGATGGTCGGCGGAATGATACGGCGGAATTCCAACCGTCCGCTCACCTCAAACGTGGCGCCGATGCCCTGCGCGATGCGCTGCAGGGCGGCTTCGATGATGTCGCCATCTTCCTGGCGCAGCCAGCGCGCTGTGCCGCGCAAGGTGGCGCTGGCGGGAATTTGGTTCATCGCCGTGCCGGCTTCCATCATGGTGATGGAGACGACGCCACCGCCGGTGACGGGATCGAGATTGCGCGCCACGATCGATTGCGCGGCGACGATGGCGTGGCCAGCGGCGACCACCGGATCGCGGGTGAGATGGGGCAGGGCGGCGTGGCCGCCATGGCCATCGAACTGCATGTCGAAACGGGCGCCGGCCGCCATCACCGGGCCGTCGTGGACGGCGATCGTGCCGGCCGGGAGACCCGGCCAATTGTGCCAGCCGAAGATGCGCTCCATCGGGAAGCGCTGGAACAGCCCGTCCTTGATCATCGCGTTGGCGCCGCCAGCGCCTTCTTCCGCCGGCTGGAACACCAGATGCACGGTGCCCGACCAATCGGGGTCGTCTTGCAATAAAGCGGCGGCGCCGAGCAGCGCCGTGGTGTGGCCATCATGGCCGCAGGCATGCATGACGCCAGCGTTGCGCGAGCGCCACGGCAGCTCTTCGGTCGCTTCCTCGATGGGCAAGGCATCCATATCGGCGCGCAAGCCGACGGAGCGATTACCGCCACGACGCAGCGTGGCGACCACGCCATGACCGCCGATGCGCTCCGTGATCTCGGCGACACCAATCTGTTTGAGTTTTTCGACGACGAAGCCAGCGGTCTCGCCTTCATGCAAGGAGAGGCCGGGATGAGCGTGCAGATGGCGACGCCAAGTGGTCAGTGTGTCGGCAAGGGAAGCGTCCATGGCCGAATGGTGCGCGGCTTCCGCGTGCTTGGCAAGCCTCAAGCTTGAGCAGATTTATGCGGCAGAAACACTTAAGTCGTTGAGGAAGCGCTTAGTCTTTACAGACCTGCTGCGTCACCATGGCGGTGATGCCATAGCCTTCGTCGAGCGGCACTTCGATCTGGCGGCAGTCGCTGTTCTCGCGTGCTTTGAGCTGGGCCGACGGCGGCGTCAAAGCAACGAGCGCCAGGCTGCCGACGAGAGCGAAGCTGAGAGCGAAAGTGACGAAGCGTGTCATGATCTTGCCTTGGCGGACGGCGGCTTGACTTGAATGGTGCGAAATTAGTCCGAGGGCGACCGGCGCGATGTATCGAATCGCACGGGGCCGGGGGAGGCTGTGTAACCTCCTGCCGCCGCGGTATCTAGTGCATCCGTGCAACAGTTTGGCGTCGGTTCGAAGGTTGTTGTTTCCGCTGTGTTTTTCGTCAATTTTTAATCCACAGCCGTCAATATCCAGGGCCGCCTGGGCCACGCCCGGTCGGCAGGGCGAACAGAGCGGCGAGCGCGCGGCTATAGTCCTGGTCTCATTGCCTTTTTGAACTTGCGGCGGCTAATCTCGTAGGACGTCTGATCGAGCTGGAGTATTCCTTGTTTCTTGGATAGCTCTCTGTGATAGCAGGGGTTTCGAAGGCAGCACCGTTCATCGAGCGAGGCACAATTGGTGGCAACGAAGAAGCGTCAGGCGGCCGATTCCGATCGAGAAGGGCCGCCGAAGCTCAGCAATCTCTCTCACCAAATTCTCGGCGTGCTGCTGCGTGAGCCGCGCTCGGGATATGACATCGTCAAGGAGCTGCACGCCTTTCGGCCAGCCAAGACCAGTCAGGTCTATCCGACCCTGGCCGAATTGGAGGAGGGCGGCTTCGTCACCTCCGTCGATGTCGATCAGAAGGGCCGGCCCAATAAGCGCGTCTATTCGGTGACGGATACGGGCCGGGCGGCGCTGACCGACTGGATCGGCTCCGAGCCCGAACCGCCGACCCAGCGCGACGACTTCCTCACCATGATCTATTCGTCCTGGACGAAGGAGCCGGCGGTGGTCCTGGCCATGTTCGAGCGGCGGCTGGCCTATTTCGAAGATCTGATCACAAGCTTCGAGGCCACGGTCGGGGAGCTGCGGAAGAACTTCCCGAGGGAGATGGAGGATCCATTGCACTGGCGCTTTTCGCGCTATGTGCTGGTTCTGCGCCGGCTCGAGATCTATCGCCTGGAAGTGACGTGGTGCCAACAGGTGATGGATAAGCTGCGTGAGAAGATGAAGGGCTGAGGCCCTCTCTTCGCTGACCGTCGCTCAGGCGTTGAGCCAGAGTTTGAGTTCCGCCACCGTGGCCGCCGGCTTTTCCATGGGCAGCAGATGGCCTGCGCCAGGCACGACGACGACACGCGCCTTTGGCGCTGCGGCTGCCGTGCGCTGCATTTCGGCCAGCGGTACGACATTGTCGGTTTCGCCCGCCATCATCAGCATCTCGTGTTGCAGCCCGGCGAGGACATGATAGCGCGCCGGCCGTTCCAGGGCGGCGCGGCTGTGGGCGACATAGCGCTCTGCGCCATAGTCTTTCACCATCGCATCGCGGCGCGCCATCAGCCGTGCGTCGGTGAGGCTGTCTGGATGAAAGGCTGCATTGGCATTGGCTTTCACCATGGCCTCGTACTCGCCGTTCTGCGCCCGTGCGATGGCGGCCTCGCGGGCGCCACGGCGCTCCGGCTTGTCGGCGCCGGGGCCCGCACCGATGAAGGCGAGGCGCTCGATCCGTTCCGGCGCCTGTTCGAGCATGGCGGCGGCGACATAGCCGCCGAAGGAAAAGGCGCACAGGTTGAAATGTTCGGGGCAGCGCGCCAGGACATCGGCGGCGATCGCCTCCAGCGTGTCGAGCGGCGGATATTCAAGCACGGT from the Beijerinckia sp. 28-YEA-48 genome contains:
- the recO gene encoding DNA repair protein RecO; protein product: MEWRDEGIIIGLRKHGETSLIVELMTRAHGRHMGIVKGGRSRRMQPTLQQGNSVEVTWRARLEEHLGLFTLEVGKARAAEIMATPLALAGINLIGELLRLLPERDPHETLYEMASAMADRLGDQQFGPALMVRFELEVLSELGFRLDLSQCAATGTNDALIYVSPKTGRAVSASAGEPYKDRLLPLPAFLHSMSWQYAPSKAEIADGFRLTGYFLDRDVLQPRGGSDKLVRRSYLAAAGLTSGDLSGTGH
- a CDS encoding ester cyclase, whose translation is MSKIDDNKAVVGRWFTEFWGEECNLDVVDEIAAPDMLLRYSLHEPRRGHADIKAFMTDFRAAFPDLKFWGTADLIAEGDYVVGQWEGGGTHTGAAFSDFLVGSLPAASGRKMHFTGTTVLKIENGRIVSEIGLDDGVTALTQLDLIRQLA
- a CDS encoding cation transporter; this encodes MKTEQSVLRFSIVMTFFLAGFGILFGLLSGSYSIVFDGLYALTDASMTVLSLLVTNLIAASTAIGTKKSKLVETFTMGFWHLEPMVLGLNGILLIGASIYALINAIGSILSGGRVLSFNMAIIYAVVTVVLSVGMAIYGKRANKTIRSDFLAMDAKAWVMSAALTAALLVAFIFGYFIQGTHLQWMSPYVDPAILAVVCLVVIPIPLGTVRQALADILLVTPAELKQHVDEIAENIVARYGFASYRAYVARVGRGRQIELYFIVPTGWPAKRLEEWDRLRDEIGESIGGDTSDRWLTIVFTTDEEWAE
- the ada gene encoding bifunctional DNA-binding transcriptional regulator/O6-methylguanine-DNA methyltransferase Ada, encoding MTIFLKKQTISQAFGGDDGRWTQILARDRNADGQFWYSVYTTGIYCRPSCPSRAANPKNVRIHATLADAKATGFRPCRRCNPDGASVVDDQAALVARACRIIEASEEEPALADLARALGRSAGYFHRLFKATTGLTPKDYAAAQRAKKVRLALAQGSGVTEAIYDAGFNSSGRFYEQAVGMLGMTPTRYRAGGAHEDIRFAVGQSSLGAILVASTRKGVAAILFGDDPDQLVRDLQDRFPNASLIGGDADYETLVARVVGFVEAPRLGLDLPLDVRGTAFQQRVWQALQDIPVGETMSYAELARRIGRPSAVRAVAGACAANPLAVAIPCHRVVRTDGALSGYAWGVERKRALLDREAHPFVERAQRQ
- a CDS encoding methylated-DNA--[protein]-cysteine S-methyltransferase; this encodes MKHVEIERLVYATAETALGTVLVARDSGAIRAILIGDDAEAVRAELATQFGAGLIEDEARLRADLTRVRRHIENPNEALDLALTMHGTSFQKRVWAAIRQVPVGSTITYTELAQRIGAPQAVRAVGSACAANVTALAIPCHRVIRSDGTLASYRWGVNRKRRLLDLEAAA
- a CDS encoding 2OG-Fe(II) oxygenase; translated protein: MSAADDLDAQGWTVLPKLLQDGECDAIAALYGTGGEMFRSRVVMARHGFGQGEYRYFAYPLPSLIQDLRTAVYPRLAPLANRWHARMGMPARFPEDHAEFLTRCHEAGQKRPTPLLLQYGPGDYNCLHQDLYGEHVFPLQLVVLLSQPGADFQGGEFVLTEQRPRMQTRPAVVPLNKGDAAIFAVNSRPQKGTRGDYRVALRHGVSKLREGHRHTLGVIFHDAT
- the alkB gene encoding DNA oxidative demethylase AlkB codes for the protein MNDLFENDLFDTTRADVSLGPGAVVLAGFVRAEAEALLTAVAAIAQAAPFRHLITPGGWKMSVAMTNCGQLGWVSDRRGYRYDPLDPESGRPWRVMPPLFLDLARRAAAQVGFADFAPEACLINRYVPGARLTLHQDRNERDLDEPIVSVSLGLPATFLWGGLSRADKTRRLRLVHGDVVVWGGPARMTFHGVDTLRDGDHPMTGAVRYNLTFRRAG
- a CDS encoding amidohydrolase produces the protein MDASLADTLTTWRRHLHAHPGLSLHEGETAGFVVEKLKQIGVAEITERIGGHGVVATLRRGGNRSVGLRADMDALPIEEATEELPWRSRNAGVMHACGHDGHTTALLGAAALLQDDPDWSGTVHLVFQPAEEGAGGANAMIKDGLFQRFPMERIFGWHNWPGLPAGTIAVHDGPVMAAGARFDMQFDGHGGHAALPHLTRDPVVAAGHAIVAAQSIVARNLDPVTGGGVVSITMMEAGTAMNQIPASATLRGTARWLRQEDGDIIEAALQRIAQGIGATFEVSGRLEFRRIIPPTINHAAEADLAATAAAVGGALRRDLPPAMTGEDFACFLNEVPGAFVWIGNGPTDGGRELHSPHYDFNDAILPRASSYLVEVAKRALL
- a CDS encoding PadR family transcriptional regulator is translated as MATKKRQAADSDREGPPKLSNLSHQILGVLLREPRSGYDIVKELHAFRPAKTSQVYPTLAELEEGGFVTSVDVDQKGRPNKRVYSVTDTGRAALTDWIGSEPEPPTQRDDFLTMIYSSWTKEPAVVLAMFERRLAYFEDLITSFEATVGELRKNFPREMEDPLHWRFSRYVLVLRRLEIYRLEVTWCQQVMDKLREKMKG
- a CDS encoding alpha/beta fold hydrolase; protein product: MSKPSLVMLPGLNNTRAVFEDMIRLLADTVDVTVLEYPPLDTLEAIAADVLARCPEHFNLCAFSFGGYVAAAMLEQAPERIERLAFIGAGPGADKPERRGAREAAIARAQNGEYEAMVKANANAAFHPDSLTDARLMARRDAMVKDYGAERYVAHSRAALERPARYHVLAGLQHEMLMMAGETDNVVPLAEMQRTAAAAPKARVVVVPGAGHLLPMEKPAATVAELKLWLNA